The following is a genomic window from Spirochaeta cellobiosiphila DSM 17781.
TTATTAACCAGATTTTATCTACTCTAATACTGAACTCTATTAATCATGGATTCGATAAAAAAGAAAAAGGGCATATCGATATAAGTATCAATAAGGAAGAGAAACACATCCTTGTGACTTATAAGGATAATGGCTGGGGAATGACGGAAGATACAAAAAACAAGCTTTTTAATCCCTTTTACACTACCAAAAGAAATGAAGGTCATACAGGTTTAGGTATGAATATCATATACAACCTTGTTTGTCTGAGGTTAAAAGGAGACATCAAGGTTGAATCTGAATGGGGAAGGGGGACTACTTTCCTTATTACCTTCCCCGTTTAATGTTTTACTTATCTTAAATCATCCCTGGGTGGTGAAAAAATATCCAGTAAAACGGCTGGTTCATCAAAAGTCCATGCATTATGTTCCACTCCTATGGGGGCATGATACCACTCTCCAGGATGAAGTTCTTTTTCAATTCCACCAATATTAAATCCCAGTCGACCACTGACACAATAACCCATTTGTTCCTGAATATCGTGGCTATGGGGAGGAAAGGTTTTGTTAGGGGGGAATCTATATTCGACTACTTGTAAGTTCTTGCCTGTATAAATTCTCCTTTCTACATTGCCCTCTACAATCTCAATTTTCATTTCATGAGGTCCGATAAAAAAATCTTTAGCTTCCATAATTCCTCCG
Proteins encoded in this region:
- a CDS encoding cupin domain-containing protein is translated as MEAKDFFIGPHEMKIEIVEGNVERRIYTGKNLQVVEYRFPPNKTFPPHSHDIQEQMGYCVSGRLGFNIGGIEKELHPGEWYHAPIGVEHNAWTFDEPAVLLDIFSPPRDDLR